From a single Mycolicibacterium mengxianglii genomic region:
- a CDS encoding zinc-binding dehydrogenase has protein sequence MTGPEFFDIVIDNVGGATLDASFTAVKRYRGHVVSALGWGTHSLAPLSFRGATYSGVFTLMPLLTGHRREHHGHIVAQAAALADSGRLVPRLHSMTFTLEEVHDAYRVVENGGAGKVTVLPQI, from the coding sequence GTGACGGGCCCGGAGTTCTTCGACATCGTCATCGACAACGTCGGTGGCGCCACCCTCGACGCCTCGTTCACCGCGGTGAAGCGCTACCGCGGCCACGTCGTCAGCGCCCTGGGCTGGGGCACTCACAGTTTGGCGCCCCTGTCTTTTCGCGGAGCCACCTACTCAGGTGTGTTCACCTTGATGCCGCTGTTGACCGGCCACCGCCGCGAACACCACGGCCACATCGTGGCGCAGGCCGCCGCGCTCGCCGACAGCGGCCGGCTTGTCCCGCGGCTGCACTCGATGACCTTCACGCTCGAAGAGGTCCATGATGCCTACCGTGTCGTCGAGAATGGTGGCGCAGGCAAAGTGACGGTGCTGCCACAGATCTAG
- a CDS encoding SbtR family transcriptional regulator, which produces MAAVALHRGERGVEGGATDVVDDDVEELRARHHRAISTLFQRAVRTGEVRDDVSPVDLAVLLIANAGLIHRTADDAPRSSARLVALWMAGVISHGDVEAPPAPTEPEIRRALNTCAP; this is translated from the coding sequence GTGGCCGCGGTAGCGCTTCACCGCGGTGAACGAGGCGTCGAGGGTGGCGCCACCGACGTTGTCGATGACGATGTCGAAGAACTCCGGGCCCGTCACCACCGCGCCATCTCCACGCTGTTTCAGCGGGCGGTGCGCACCGGCGAGGTCCGGGACGACGTCTCTCCCGTCGACCTCGCGGTGCTGTTGATCGCCAACGCTGGGCTGATCCACCGGACCGCTGATGACGCTCCACGGTCCAGCGCCCGCCTGGTCGCGTTGTGGATGGCCGGCGTGATCTCGCATGGGGATGTCGAGGCACCGCCGGCACCCACCGAACCGGAAATCCGCCGCGCGCTCAACACCTGCGCACCGTAG